One segment of Parvularcula sp. IMCC14364 DNA contains the following:
- the msrA gene encoding peptide-methionine (S)-S-oxide reductase MsrA, which produces MAKFQKTVSVLMLLSGIFVLSGCIGISDGQETTDDFATDGLDSAIFAGGCFWCVDKHFEKVDGVTEAITGYVGGSGVHQKHEQWKIAGYREVAQVWYDPSVVTYRQLADYHLRHIDPLNANGQFCDEGNSYFGALYFSTEDEKAAALAAIDAASQELGADVVTLVEPAQRFYAAVPHHQDYYKKYSLKYNFTVSRCGREERLREVWGDAYSGG; this is translated from the coding sequence ATGGCCAAATTTCAAAAAACAGTTTCTGTGCTGATGCTGCTTTCCGGCATATTCGTCCTGTCCGGTTGTATCGGGATTTCAGACGGGCAAGAGACCACTGACGATTTTGCGACGGATGGCCTTGATAGTGCGATATTTGCCGGGGGCTGTTTCTGGTGCGTGGACAAGCATTTCGAGAAGGTCGATGGCGTCACCGAAGCGATTACCGGCTATGTGGGCGGCAGCGGTGTTCACCAGAAGCATGAGCAATGGAAAATTGCCGGTTACCGGGAAGTCGCGCAGGTCTGGTACGACCCGTCTGTGGTGACATACCGTCAGCTGGCAGACTATCATTTGCGCCATATTGATCCGCTCAACGCCAATGGCCAGTTCTGCGATGAGGGTAATTCCTATTTCGGCGCGCTCTACTTTTCAACTGAAGATGAGAAAGCAGCGGCGCTGGCTGCGATTGATGCCGCGTCCCAAGAGCTTGGCGCGGATGTTGTTACATTGGTGGAACCTGCACAGCGTTTTTATGCAGCTGTGCCGCATCACCAGGACTACTACAAGAAATACAGCCTCAAATATAATTTCACCGTCTCGCGCTGCGGCCGGGAAGAGCGCCTGCGCGAAGTCTGGGGTGATGCCTATTCAGGGGGATGA
- a CDS encoding triacylglycerol lipase yields MEILQYIVGGALALALVLVAAMLLPLGRLRDLLPGPFRQRGDYRGPLLHRPTLQDQPGEKSAQTNPDGGVTLITVHGTFANDEADSGEKWWQQGSDFLVALQGYIKEPLTILPFHWTGCNSELDRRKAGKELAALIKQQPVAPVVVGHSHGGSIGIHALARLYMAKQAQATDMIRGFATIGTPMIRFKSNANPFTRFNIIGRLMLLVAVSLSILALVGAFPVDELIAIQNGDQSGIPLDENGEPKTLMTFLMEGLKSLVTFGWTEYTSMNFWSAIAVFIILRLYGRPNAMRQKYLQRNALAGVFGHKQFSASHRQDEAIRMLRKGALFEPNLVDSQTIFVGVFSFVSFLLVGLIYLAFILQAVATDSHYWRSGDGGIMSQQNYVVATDQVIQLKVEDAARQKKIYDLFAPKILHTRNDLRAIPFAELWESEAVAAVLENDGLSWMQDIIADLPAEKGYVLVRAEDEAALADLIATRIGLTADLASILGGDFIPDNIEFIFFASLGEDNNEASRSLPVLLAVLPASEMEPLLKYDGGLGQWVLPKDTAFLTSKRTATVFERRCDDNEGTLAPFVCRLFYAEPDPWQRSLLYRGDSLAEEIENWFTDLSGITNEVTRAYVALFTIIFLVGAASIFFTLILRPALSSYLTDTIKGTAYGNDGYGEKVHDVMPGLDFADTTVGNLPETVQQEMIENSMRDAPDAINRLRQLLEDGDMGEAGADPMIMATKFDKSELIHNAYFHSPLFIQFMAALMIERFGLTPTDTFKSDHQAMTYRYIL; encoded by the coding sequence ATGGAAATTCTGCAATATATTGTCGGTGGTGCACTGGCGCTGGCCCTTGTGCTGGTGGCGGCCATGCTGTTGCCGCTGGGGCGGCTGCGCGATCTTTTGCCCGGGCCGTTCCGGCAGCGCGGTGACTATCGCGGGCCATTGCTGCATCGCCCCACATTGCAGGATCAGCCGGGTGAAAAGTCGGCCCAGACCAACCCCGATGGCGGCGTGACGCTGATCACCGTGCATGGCACTTTTGCCAATGATGAGGCAGATAGTGGCGAGAAATGGTGGCAGCAAGGCTCTGACTTTCTGGTTGCACTGCAGGGGTACATCAAGGAGCCGCTGACGATCCTGCCGTTCCACTGGACCGGGTGCAATTCCGAACTGGACCGGCGCAAGGCCGGCAAAGAGCTGGCAGCGCTGATCAAACAGCAGCCCGTGGCACCTGTCGTGGTGGGCCACAGCCATGGCGGCAGCATCGGCATTCATGCGCTGGCGCGGCTTTATATGGCAAAACAGGCGCAGGCCACGGACATGATCCGCGGTTTTGCCACCATTGGCACGCCGATGATCCGCTTCAAGAGCAACGCCAACCCGTTCACCCGGTTCAACATTATCGGGCGCCTGATGCTGCTGGTGGCGGTCAGCCTGTCCATTCTGGCGCTGGTAGGGGCTTTCCCGGTTGATGAACTGATTGCCATACAGAACGGAGACCAGAGCGGTATTCCACTGGATGAAAATGGCGAGCCCAAAACCCTGATGACCTTTCTGATGGAGGGGCTGAAATCCCTCGTTACCTTCGGCTGGACGGAATATACCTCCATGAATTTCTGGTCCGCGATTGCCGTCTTCATTATCCTGCGCCTTTATGGCCGCCCCAATGCCATGCGTCAGAAATATCTCCAGCGCAATGCGCTGGCAGGTGTCTTCGGCCACAAACAGTTCTCGGCCAGTCACCGGCAGGATGAGGCGATCCGTATGCTGCGCAAGGGGGCGCTGTTTGAACCGAATCTGGTGGACAGCCAGACGATTTTTGTCGGCGTGTTCTCTTTCGTCTCCTTCCTGCTGGTCGGCCTGATCTATCTAGCGTTTATCCTGCAGGCAGTGGCCACGGATTCACATTACTGGCGCTCTGGTGATGGCGGCATCATGAGCCAGCAGAATTATGTTGTCGCAACGGATCAGGTGATCCAGCTGAAAGTTGAGGACGCGGCGCGGCAGAAAAAGATTTATGATCTCTTCGCGCCAAAGATATTGCATACGCGCAATGACCTGCGGGCTATTCCGTTTGCAGAATTGTGGGAGAGTGAGGCTGTTGCCGCTGTTCTGGAAAATGATGGTCTCTCCTGGATGCAGGATATCATCGCAGATCTGCCGGCAGAAAAGGGATATGTGCTTGTGCGGGCCGAGGATGAAGCGGCCCTGGCAGATTTGATCGCCACACGAATCGGGTTGACGGCGGACCTTGCCTCCATTCTGGGCGGGGATTTCATTCCGGACAATATCGAGTTCATTTTCTTTGCCTCTCTTGGGGAAGATAACAATGAAGCAAGCCGGAGCCTGCCTGTTTTGCTGGCGGTGCTGCCGGCCAGTGAGATGGAGCCATTGCTGAAATATGATGGCGGCCTGGGCCAGTGGGTGCTGCCCAAGGACACAGCTTTCCTGACCTCCAAACGCACGGCGACAGTGTTTGAGCGCCGCTGTGATGATAATGAAGGTACGCTGGCGCCGTTTGTCTGTCGTCTGTTTTATGCAGAGCCTGACCCATGGCAGCGCAGCCTGCTTTACAGGGGGGACTCGCTGGCAGAGGAGATAGAAAACTGGTTTACAGATCTATCGGGCATCACCAATGAAGTCACGCGCGCCTACGTGGCCCTGTTCACCATCATTTTCCTGGTAGGCGCAGCGTCAATCTTCTTCACCCTGATTTTGCGTCCCGCCCTGTCGAGCTATCTGACTGATACCATTAAAGGGACAGCTTATGGGAATGACGGGTACGGAGAAAAGGTCCATGACGTGATGCCGGGGCTGGATTTTGCTGATACCACTGTCGGGAACCTGCCGGAGACGGTGCAGCAGGAGATGATCGAGAATTCCATGCGCGATGCGCCTGATGCGATCAACCGGTTGCGCCAGTTGCTGGAAGATGGCGACATGGGCGAGGCTGGTGCGGACCCGATGATTATGGCAACGAAATTCGACAAGAGTGAGTTGATCCATAATGCCTATTTTCACTCACCGCTGTTCATTCAGTTCATGGCCGCCCTGATGATCGAGCGTTTCGGCCTGACGCCGACAGATACGTTCAAAAGTGACCATCAGGCGATGACTTATCGCTATATCCTGTAA
- a CDS encoding exopolysaccharide biosynthesis protein, protein MHLSESLFMSPSDPCTSSDSKEQPRSAAAKLHAVLDELAVRAADRATTRPSEKDPADSEPSTDTTGPAQKAAKGEKPDGPKASLGALVEALDERAYGMMLLLLALPCCLPFVYLLPQIVALPMLALAAQMAMGKEAPWLPAGLAKREFQVSMMKGTVRRAERYLGWIERVTHPRLTALSDGVGMRITGALLLIPCASILVPLPLTNSTPGVGVAIASVGLIERDGLLIILGLLIGLLWVAALVFFGAEAISFAKDWLLGLVSS, encoded by the coding sequence ATGCATTTAAGCGAAAGCCTGTTCATGTCACCGTCCGATCCTTGTACCTCCTCCGACAGCAAAGAACAGCCGCGTTCGGCAGCCGCGAAACTCCATGCTGTGCTGGATGAACTGGCAGTCCGGGCGGCAGATAGGGCCACTACGCGCCCTTCTGAAAAGGACCCGGCCGACAGTGAGCCCAGCACCGACACTACCGGGCCTGCACAAAAAGCCGCCAAAGGTGAGAAACCGGATGGCCCCAAAGCATCCCTCGGTGCACTTGTCGAGGCGCTGGATGAGCGCGCCTATGGCATGATGCTCTTACTGCTGGCGCTGCCCTGTTGCCTGCCATTTGTCTACCTGCTGCCCCAGATTGTTGCCTTGCCAATGCTGGCACTCGCAGCCCAGATGGCAATGGGCAAGGAGGCTCCCTGGCTGCCTGCGGGGCTGGCAAAACGTGAGTTTCAGGTTTCCATGATGAAAGGCACGGTGAGACGGGCGGAGCGCTATCTCGGCTGGATTGAGCGTGTCACGCACCCGCGCCTGACGGCCCTGTCAGATGGTGTGGGTATGCGGATCACCGGCGCATTGCTGCTGATTCCCTGCGCCTCCATTCTGGTACCGCTGCCCCTGACCAATTCCACCCCGGGGGTGGGGGTCGCCATAGCGTCTGTCGGCCTGATTGAACGTGACGGATTGTTGATTATCCTCGGGCTTCTGATCGGGTTATTGTGGGTTGCTGCTC
- the rpsD gene encoding 30S ribosomal protein S4: MSNRINAKYKIDRRVGENIWGRPKSPVNKREYKPGMHGQRRAGKLSDFGIQLMAKQKLKGYYGNINEKQFSKIYKNAAAMKGNTAENLIGILESRLDALVYRAKFVPTVFAARQFVNHGHVMVNGVRTNIPSYRMKVGDVVEIREKSKNMALVLEALQSPERDIPEYVDVDPKKMTASLIRIPEFAEVPYAGTMEPNLVVEFYSS; encoded by the coding sequence ATGTCCAATCGCATCAATGCGAAATACAAGATCGACCGTCGTGTCGGTGAAAATATCTGGGGTCGCCCCAAATCTCCTGTCAACAAGCGTGAATACAAGCCGGGTATGCATGGCCAGCGCCGCGCGGGCAAGCTGTCTGACTTCGGCATCCAGTTGATGGCGAAACAGAAGCTGAAAGGCTATTACGGCAATATCAACGAAAAACAGTTCAGCAAGATTTACAAGAATGCTGCTGCCATGAAAGGCAACACGGCCGAGAACCTGATCGGTATTCTTGAATCCCGCCTTGATGCGCTGGTTTACCGCGCAAAGTTTGTGCCGACCGTTTTTGCCGCGCGTCAGTTCGTCAATCACGGCCATGTCATGGTCAATGGTGTGCGCACCAACATTCCGTCCTACCGCATGAAGGTCGGCGATGTGGTGGAAATCCGCGAAAAGTCCAAGAATATGGCGCTGGTGCTCGAAGCCCTGCAATCGCCTGAGCGTGACATTCCGGAATATGTCGATGTGGACCCGAAGAAAATGACTGCGTCCCTCATCCGCATCCCTGAATTCGCTGAAGTGCCCTATGCTGGCACAATGGAGCCAAACCTGGTGGTGGAATTCTATTCATCATAA
- the cutA gene encoding divalent-cation tolerance protein CutA → MADAILLYVTSPDHETGAALAEKLISDRMAACVNLLPGMTSVYDWQGKVEQATEVVMIVKTTTEKAAPARDMILTEHPYECPCIVALPISGAHSHQPFLDWIGQNTS, encoded by the coding sequence ATGGCCGACGCGATCCTGCTATATGTCACCTCCCCGGACCATGAAACCGGTGCAGCGCTGGCAGAGAAACTGATCTCCGACCGCATGGCAGCCTGCGTCAACCTGTTGCCGGGCATGACCTCTGTTTATGACTGGCAAGGCAAAGTGGAACAGGCAACGGAAGTCGTGATGATTGTCAAAACCACCACCGAAAAAGCTGCCCCGGCCCGCGACATGATTCTGACAGAGCATCCTTATGAATGTCCCTGTATTGTCGCCCTCCCGATCAGCGGGGCGCACTCACACCAGCCCTTCCTGGATTGGATCGGGCAAAACACATCATAA
- a CDS encoding Coq4 family protein — translation MTSTTDPRYNMNFHPLKALKATFAFTKNKEDTSQVFRIMSALDGGQSEKNFQRFKTTPAGGAVLAEKRSLYEALCDRDYLRQCPEDSLGRAYLDFVSREGLSPEGFQAEIEAADEELSHISEDRIINRMRLRHAHDLWHVMTGYGRDAIGEAALLGFTYAQIRVLGFAYLGTVVSLNIKGQFSGMPVFACFREGYELGKRAGWLMGADWENLFHLPLEEVRAQFNIGIPAQYLAIADRAAARDLELREELAGAAA, via the coding sequence ATGACCAGTACAACTGATCCCAGATATAATATGAATTTCCACCCCCTGAAGGCACTGAAAGCCACTTTCGCTTTTACAAAAAACAAGGAGGATACCTCACAGGTCTTCCGCATCATGAGCGCCCTTGACGGCGGCCAAAGTGAAAAGAACTTTCAGCGTTTCAAAACAACCCCTGCTGGCGGCGCTGTGCTGGCGGAAAAGCGCAGCCTTTACGAAGCCTTGTGCGACCGGGATTATCTGCGCCAGTGTCCGGAAGATAGTTTAGGCCGGGCTTATCTTGATTTCGTTTCACGGGAAGGTCTGTCTCCGGAAGGGTTTCAGGCAGAAATTGAAGCTGCGGATGAAGAACTGTCTCATATTTCCGAAGACAGGATCATCAACCGGATGCGCCTTCGCCATGCACATGACCTGTGGCATGTCATGACCGGCTATGGCCGGGATGCCATTGGTGAAGCTGCCCTGCTCGGCTTTACCTATGCACAAATTCGCGTGCTGGGCTTTGCCTATCTCGGGACAGTGGTCAGCCTGAACATCAAGGGCCAGTTCAGCGGTATGCCGGTTTTTGCCTGCTTCCGCGAAGGATATGAGCTGGGCAAACGGGCCGGATGGCTGATGGGCGCAGACTGGGAAAACCTGTTTCATCTGCCGCTGGAGGAAGTCAGGGCACAGTTCAATATTGGCATTCCGGCACAATATCTGGCGATCGCAGACAGGGCCGCTGCACGGGACCTTGAATTGCGTGAGGAACTGGCTGGCGCAGCAGCCTGA
- the msrA gene encoding peptide-methionine (S)-S-oxide reductase MsrA, with amino-acid sequence MTRQRKIFWTFITLAVLGAYFILFFWMKSAGVHAKAEEAPASAPAVEALLPGELAYAYFAGGCFWCVEKDFEKLDGVGDVISGFMGGAEENPVYGRLQPGSLHQEAVKVPYDPALVSYRQLVDYFFRHIDPLDDGGQFCDRGHEYKTGIWVSTVQEREIAEAAKAEAEQELGEAVVTPIYDVVPFWQVADYHQDFYKKNPLRYNTYRLGCGRDARVNTVWGK; translated from the coding sequence ATGACGCGTCAACGCAAGATATTCTGGACATTCATCACGCTGGCCGTGCTCGGCGCATACTTCATCCTGTTTTTCTGGATGAAATCTGCGGGTGTGCACGCCAAGGCGGAAGAGGCACCGGCCTCTGCGCCGGCGGTGGAAGCATTACTGCCGGGAGAACTGGCCTATGCCTATTTCGCGGGCGGCTGCTTCTGGTGCGTCGAGAAAGACTTTGAGAAACTCGATGGTGTGGGCGATGTGATCTCCGGTTTCATGGGCGGTGCAGAAGAAAACCCCGTCTACGGGCGTCTGCAACCCGGCAGCTTGCACCAGGAAGCGGTGAAAGTGCCGTATGATCCCGCGCTGGTCTCCTATCGTCAGCTTGTGGACTATTTCTTTCGGCATATTGATCCTTTGGATGATGGCGGGCAGTTCTGTGACCGGGGGCATGAGTATAAAACAGGCATCTGGGTCAGCACCGTGCAGGAGCGTGAGATTGCCGAGGCGGCAAAAGCCGAGGCTGAACAGGAGCTGGGCGAGGCTGTCGTGACACCAATCTATGATGTGGTGCCGTTCTGGCAGGTGGCTGACTACCATCAGGATTTCTACAAGAAAAACCCGCTGCGCTATAATACATATCGGCTCGGCTGCGGGCGCGATGCCCGGGTGAATACGGTCTGGGGTAAATAA
- a CDS encoding TetR/AcrR family transcriptional regulator: MGRTASAGYGHLYFWLTYVTIITYYVSNDTIYLPHMKQTSTDPTAIREHSDQRLARGARSREKILEAALDILGTSGYGALSISAVCKQAGVSATSLYHHFGDKAGLLSAMIDEAFTRNERHYIARIEQMQSPLEQLDAFMTSVRDVFTDDSRNSGAILAALSQARGNSSDIAQVIGEARQRMWILIAERFAQYFRIENGIVLTHIFTAFSSYIPQVRQDPDSDGKVEALIDTLRTVLLVMGAVIQPDMMKDENYAAAVAKARQKLLQNDEAHSSPCSIVTLTEKTHDQYN, from the coding sequence TTGGGCCGTACTGCCAGTGCCGGATATGGGCATCTATATTTCTGGTTGACATATGTAACGATCATTACATATTATGTATCGAACGATACAATTTATTTGCCCCATATGAAACAGACCAGCACAGACCCCACTGCCATACGCGAGCACAGCGACCAGCGGCTTGCCCGCGGCGCGCGCAGCCGCGAGAAAATTCTGGAAGCTGCACTGGATATCCTCGGCACGAGCGGCTATGGCGCGCTCAGCATTTCAGCGGTCTGCAAACAGGCAGGCGTCTCCGCCACATCACTGTACCATCATTTCGGCGACAAGGCCGGGCTTCTCTCAGCCATGATTGATGAGGCTTTTACCCGCAATGAGCGGCATTATATTGCGCGCATAGAACAGATGCAGTCCCCACTTGAGCAACTGGATGCCTTCATGACATCCGTACGCGATGTTTTCACTGATGACAGCCGCAACTCCGGTGCGATTCTCGCTGCCCTGTCGCAAGCGCGCGGAAACTCAAGCGATATCGCCCAGGTCATCGGCGAAGCGCGCCAGCGCATGTGGATCCTGATTGCAGAGCGGTTTGCCCAGTATTTCCGGATTGAGAACGGTATCGTCCTGACACATATTTTTACCGCCTTTTCCAGTTACATCCCACAGGTTCGGCAGGATCCGGACAGTGACGGGAAAGTAGAAGCGCTGATAGACACGCTGCGCACCGTGCTGCTCGTTATGGGCGCCGTTATCCAGCCTGACATGATGAAGGATGAAAATTACGCAGCGGCCGTGGCAAAAGCGCGCCAGAAACTCCTGCAGAACGACGAAGCGCATTCGTCACCCTGCAGCATTGTGACCCTTACGGAGAAAACACATGACCAGTACAACTGA
- a CDS encoding aromatic ring-hydroxylating dioxygenase subunit alpha: MFLRNIWYFAFQGSDLKPGKMIHKKLLGEPVLFGRKKDGEVFALRDICPHRGVLLSGGRLLGPGDSAVGETVSSDQVECPYHGWRFGADGKCAAIPSLVPGQEIDVEKIRVQRYPVAEKNGLVWVFMPDAEDRPALTDDPETDIPLPPTLPGIELDHRPRMRDRIMFDCHIDNAVIGLMDPAHGPFVHQAWWWRTSDSIHQKAKEFTPSELGFTMVAHEPSSNSAGYKLLGGKPVTEIAFRLPGIRTELITVGKHKVLGLTTVTPIDEDHTEVTQTFFWTNPMFNFLKLILIPMGRAFLRQDHRIVMMQKEGLQYNPRLMLINDADVQAKWYYRLKKAWDDAQTSGEAFTNPVQPATLHWRS; encoded by the coding sequence ATGTTTTTGCGCAATATCTGGTATTTTGCTTTTCAGGGCTCTGACCTGAAGCCGGGTAAGATGATCCACAAGAAATTGCTGGGCGAGCCAGTGCTATTTGGCCGCAAAAAAGACGGCGAGGTTTTCGCGCTGCGCGATATCTGCCCCCATCGCGGCGTGCTGTTATCGGGCGGACGCCTGCTCGGCCCGGGCGACAGCGCCGTGGGAGAGACCGTGTCCTCGGATCAGGTCGAATGCCCATATCATGGCTGGCGCTTCGGCGCAGACGGCAAATGTGCCGCCATCCCGTCTCTCGTGCCCGGACAGGAGATTGATGTCGAGAAAATCAGGGTGCAGCGCTATCCGGTGGCCGAGAAAAACGGACTGGTCTGGGTTTTCATGCCCGACGCAGAGGATCGGCCAGCGCTCACAGACGATCCGGAGACAGATATTCCCCTGCCCCCCACACTCCCCGGCATTGAACTGGATCATCGCCCACGCATGCGCGACCGCATCATGTTTGACTGCCATATTGACAATGCCGTGATCGGCCTGATGGACCCAGCCCACGGACCCTTCGTCCATCAGGCATGGTGGTGGCGCACCTCTGATTCCATTCATCAGAAGGCCAAGGAATTTACCCCGTCTGAACTGGGATTCACCATGGTCGCACATGAACCATCATCAAACTCGGCCGGGTACAAACTGTTGGGTGGCAAGCCAGTGACAGAAATCGCTTTCCGCCTTCCCGGCATCCGCACGGAACTGATCACCGTTGGCAAGCATAAAGTCCTGGGGTTAACAACCGTCACGCCCATTGACGAAGATCATACGGAAGTCACCCAGACTTTCTTCTGGACCAACCCGATGTTCAACTTCCTGAAACTGATCCTGATCCCCATGGGCCGGGCGTTTCTGCGGCAGGACCACCGTATCGTCATGATGCAGAAGGAGGGCCTGCAATACAATCCGCGCCTGATGCTGATCAATGACGCAGATGTTCAGGCCAAATGGTATTATCGCCTCAAGAAAGCCTGGGACGACGCTCAAACCTCAGGCGAGGCCTTCACCAACCCCGTACAGCCCGCCACCTTGCACTGGCGGAGTTGA